From the genome of bacterium, one region includes:
- a CDS encoding AI-2E family transporter, with the protein REFADFAKNVPRYAQVVRSHVEPWVQGLMERYPDLALQIEEYYNISLKPKLPALAKPVLDFFGKMFSGVVNFLVVLLNLALVPVLAFYLMHDFGNILAKGLEMIPPRSRETVVTRIREVDDALSQYLRGQLSVSLFLAVIYIIGLLVLRVPLAVPIGLFSGLANMVPYLGFVLGIGASIFFSFVDNQDWHRLIWIVALYAFAQLLEGTVVSPLFVGKRTGLHPVVIMLALVIGGTLFGFMGMLLAVPFMAIATVFLKSAYNAYINSPWYQQQKQLEKTPVI; encoded by the coding sequence GCCGTGAGTTTGCTGATTTCGCAAAGAATGTCCCGCGGTATGCGCAGGTCGTTCGATCGCACGTCGAACCCTGGGTGCAGGGACTGATGGAAAGATATCCGGACCTTGCTCTGCAGATCGAAGAGTATTACAACATCAGTTTAAAGCCAAAGTTGCCGGCCCTCGCCAAACCAGTTCTGGACTTTTTCGGCAAAATGTTTTCCGGAGTTGTGAACTTTCTTGTTGTTCTGCTGAATCTCGCGCTTGTGCCGGTGCTCGCTTTTTATTTGATGCACGATTTTGGAAATATTCTGGCGAAGGGACTTGAGATGATCCCGCCCAGAAGCAGGGAAACCGTGGTTACAAGAATCAGGGAAGTGGATGACGCGTTGTCCCAGTATTTGCGCGGCCAGCTTTCCGTTTCGCTGTTTCTTGCAGTGATCTACATCATAGGACTTCTCGTTTTGCGCGTTCCGCTGGCGGTTCCGATCGGACTTTTCTCGGGTCTCGCTAACATGGTTCCCTATCTGGGGTTTGTTCTTGGAATCGGCGCATCCATTTTCTTTTCCTTTGTGGACAATCAGGATTGGCACCGGCTCATCTGGATTGTGGCTCTTTATGCGTTTGCGCAATTGCTGGAAGGAACTGTGGTAAGTCCGCTATTTGTGGGGAAAAGAACGGGACTTCATCCGGTTGTAATCATGCTGGCTCTGGTGATTGGAGGCACCCTCTTTGGATTTATGGGAATGCTTCTGGCTGTTCCATTTATGGCTATTGCAACCGTGTTTTTGAAATCCGCGTACAATGCCTATATCAATTCTCCCTGGTATCAACAGCAGAAACAGCTCGAAAAGACTCCGGTGATATAA